AATAGGCGCTTGCACACCTTGGTATTTTTCGCGAAGTTCCCACCATGCTTTATTATAATCTTGCGGCTTTACTTGCCCTGAAAATACCTGCCAACGCCATTGATCAACCATTAAGCTAAAGGGTACAAAAGCCACTTTATCAAGGGCCATTTTCATTAATAGGCCGATGTCTTTAGATTCATCAGGTACTTGCTCTAATAAGCCAATTTCTTTTAAGTAGCCTGGTGTAACCGAAAGGGCAATAGTGTCGCCAATGGCTTCATGAAAACCATCGTTTGCACTTTCTTGATAAAATAAAGGCTGTTTATTGTAAGCACGCTGATAAAAATTGTGGCCTAGCTCATGGTGAATAACAGAGAACTCTTCGCCCGTGCGTTGAATACACATTTTAATGCGTAAATCGTCTTTGCTATCTATATTCCATGCAGATGCATGACATTGCACATCTCTGTCTTTTGGTTTTACAAACAGTGAGCGCTCGTAAAAGGTCTCTGGCAGTGGCTCAAATCCCATTGAGGTAAAAAAGGTCTCAGCTCCTTTTACCATTTTAAGCTCGTCGTAATTATTTTTAGCTAATAGCTCGGTCACATCGTAACCCGGATCGGCATTTTCTGGCGCGACTACATCGTAAATGTTACCCCACGCTTGCGCCCACATGTTCCCTAGTAAATGTGCAGGGATTGGCTCATCTTGGGCTACTTTGTCGGTGCCGTATTTTTCACCTAACTTAGCACGAACATGACAGTGAAGAGCGTTATATAACGGTTTTACTTGCCCCCAAATGCGGTCAAGCTCTTTGGTAAAGTCATCAGCTGGCATATCGTATTTACTGCGCCACATTGCACCTGTATCAGTATAACCAAGCTCTTTAGCACCTTCGTTGGTAAGTGTAACTTGCTGCTCGTAAAGTGGGCGCATTGGTTTTGATATTTGTCGCCAGCCTTGCCATAAATCAAGTAGTTCGTTGTAATCTCGGCTGGTGGCCATTTTTGACGTCATGTCGCCAAGGCTTAAGCAGCTGCCATCGTCTTTACAGTATTTACCTTTACCGTATAAACCACCAAGCTCTGCCACAATAGTTGAAAGTTGTGCTGTTTTATCTTCATCTTGCGGGGCGGGTAAAGTAAGCGCTAGTTTAAGCTTATTAAGTTTGCGGCGCGCATCGTAATCAAGTTCGAGTTCATCAAACTGCGCAGCTTGATTAGCTAAACGCACAACGGTTTCGGTCATTTTACGATTAACTTCAGCAGAAAGTGCTGAGGTATCATGGGTAATAAAATTTGCGTATATCCACTCTGCCCGGCTCGATTCTAAATAAAGCGCACTTAACTCTTTTTCTGTTTTTGCTATAAATGCGTTTGCATCTTTTGCGGTTATTGTTTTTGTAGCTTGTGCTGAATCGGTGGTGTCTATGGCTATTTCTGCTTCGCAGGCGCTCAGCGCTAAAGTACTTGCGACTATTAGGGCGCTCATACTTAATTTAAAGCGTGGTGTGTTCATGCTATTCCTTTGGTTTATTGTTATTAAGAGGCTGATAATAGCAGTGATGTTTAAAACAATAAAATTAATACGTTAAGGCTTTTAGAGCATCGCGCAATGATTGTATTTAAACTAAGATGGTTCATAATTAAGTTACTATTTTCATTCAATGTAAAAGGAATGTGCTCATGTCAGTATTTATAATATTGCTGGTCGTGGTGGTGGTTATTTTTGCCGTAAAAGATATACGCCTTAACCTGATCAGCCGTCCTACGTTTAAAATGTTTAAAAAGGTGTTACCACCGCTTTCGCAAACAGAGCGCGAAGCAATGGAAGCGGGTGATGTTTGGTGGGATGGTGAGCTTTTTAGTGGTAATCCTGACTGGCAAAAGCTACATAATTTTCCAAGGCCTGAGCTTAGCGATAAAGAAAATGACTTTATGGATAATCAGGTTAACACGCTGTTGGCAATGCTTGATGATTACCAAATTGTGCAAAAAGATAAAGACCTACCAAAAGAAGTATGGGATTACTTAAAAACAGAAGGCTTTTTTGCGCTGATCATTCCTGAAAAATTTGGCGGACGAGAGTTCTCAGCTATTGCAAACTCTACCATAGTGTCAAAAATTGCGACCAAAAGCTTAACTGCGGCGGTAACAGTTATGGTACCTAATAGCTTAGGCCCGGGTGAACTATTACTGCATTACGGTACAAAAGAGCAGCAAGACCGTTGGTTACCAACGCTTGCAAGTGGTGAAGACGTCCCCTGTTTTGCCCTTACCGGCCCAGAAGCGGGCTCTGATGCGGGCAGCATTCCTGACTCTGGTGTAGTGTGTAAAGGCCAGCATAACGGTGAAGAAGTTATAGGCCTGCGATTAAATTGGTCTAAGCGCTATATTACCCTTGCGCCAGTGGCAACAGTCCTTGGCCTTGCATTTAAAATGTATGACCCTGATGGATTACTTGGTGATGAAAAAGAGCTCGGTATTACGTGTGCGCTTATTCCTACCGATCACGAAGGGGTAGAAACCGGCGAGCGCCATTACCCATTAAATATGGCATTTATGAACGGCACTACTTACGGTAAAGACGTATTTATTCCACTAGATTGGATTATTGGTGGTCAGCAAGGCGCAGGGCGAGGCTGGCGTATGCTGGTTGAGTGTTTAAGTGCAGGGCGCGGTATTTCACTGCCAGCACTGAGTACAGCAACAGGGCATTTAGCGTCAAAAATGACCTCAGCTTACGCAATGGTGCGCCAGCAGTTTGGTGTATCTATTGGTCAATTTGAAGGCGTACAAGAAGCACTAGCCCGTATTGGCGGATTAACATATACACTTGAGTCGGCACGATTAATGACTGCCGGTGCCATTGATTTAAAATTAAGCCCCTCGGTAGTGACCGCCATCGCAAAATACCATATGACCGAAATGGGTCGTACTGTGATGAACGACGCAATGGATATTCATTCGGGCAAAGGTATTCAAGTGGGCCCTAATAACTATTTAGCTCATGGCTATATGGGTATTCCGGTATCAATTACGGTTGAAGGCGCTAATATTTTAACGCGTAACTTGATGATATTTGGCCAAGGAGCTACGCGCTGTCATCCGTTTGTGTTAAAAGAAATGGAAGCGGCGGCAATGGACGATGACGACGCTGCACTTGATCAATTTGACAGCTTATTAATGAAGCACATACTTTTTGCTGCAAGTAATGCAGGTATGGCTTTTGTGCATGGTCTTACGCGAAGCTGTTTGGCAAAAGCGCCTGTGTGTGGTGCAACCGCTGTTTACTACAAACAATTAAGCCGAATGAGCCGTGGCCTTGCTTTTACAACTGATGTAGCCATGCTGGTACTGGGTGGCGAGCTTAAACGAAAAGAAATGATTTCGGCCCGCTTAGGTGATGTACTAAGTCATTTGTATTTAGCGTCTACAGTGTTAAAACGCTTCGAAGACGAAGGTCGTCAACAAGCAGACTTACCATTTGTTAAATACGCAATTGAAAACTCACTGTATGAAATTGGCCAAGCGTTTGATGGCTTTTTCAAAAACTTTTCAAACCCTGTGGTTAACTTTTTACTTAAACGTATAGTATTCCCGCTTGGTAATCACTATCACAAGCCAAGTGATGAAACAGCACAAAGTATTTGTGAGCACATGACCCAGCCAGGTGTATTTAGAAACCGCTTAACCCATTTATGTTATGTGGATGAAAATGCCGGTACCGGTGTAATGGAGAATGCGTTTTTAGCTATGCATGATATGCAAGCGCAGTTTAAAGACATAAAACAATGGCAACGAAAAGGAAAGGTACCTGCCACGCTTGATATAGAAGGCGCAATTAATTATTCGTTGGAGCAAGGCTTTTTAGAGCAAGCAGATGCCGATGCTATGCACCATACTAACAAGCTTAGAAAACAAGCCATTGCGGTTGATAACTTTCAGCCAGGTGAGCTTTAATCAGGCTTATGTTTAGTTAAAATGCAAAAGGCCTCGTAACTGAGGCCTTTTTTGTAATTGAGTATTTGCAGCTTGCGTTTATCGTGCGTAAGGGTCGGCCACTATTTTGTCTATATACCATTTCCCTTTTTTGCGTAGCATTTTTACGCTGCGCATATCGTCAATTTTATCGCCATTAAAATAACCGGTAAAAATAAGGTTTATTTTAGCGTTATCACCGTATTGTTCGCGTACGCTCATGTTGGTCATATCTACTTCAATAACAACTTCATCGTATTGTAGGTTTACTAAGTTGCGAGCAAATTGCTTAGCTGTACCATAAGATTTCATTATGCGGCTTAAATTAGGGGTGGCCATAGTGCTGGCTTTTTGCAGATCTTTTTGATTGTACAGCGCATCAAAATAAGCGGTGGCTGTGTCGCCCGGTGAGTCGCCAAGGGTTTGTACGTCATCACCACAGGCGGTTAAAAATATACAAAAAATAAAACTTACATAGGCTGCTATTTTTTTCATGTTGATCGTTTTTTAATTAATTTTTTTAAAGTGTGTGGTTAATTAATCAAGATGTAAAGCAGTGGTAAGGAATAAATAGAAAATTGAATAATAAATAATAAAAAAGGATGCCATAAGCATCCTTTTTAGTATCTCAAGGAGAGAAAATTACTGTACTAGTTCTTGCTCGCTAAATTCTTCAGCAAACATTGGGCTAGATAGGTAACGCTCTGTAGCGCTTGGTAAAATTACCACAATATTTTTATCAGCGTTTTCTGGTTTTTCAGCTAGGCGTTTAGCTGCAACAACGGCTGCACCTGAAGAAATACCAACTAAAATACCTTCTTTTTTCATAAGCTCATGAGCCATTGCAATGGCATCTTCGTTAGATACTTGCTCCGCACCATCGATAACACTTAAATCAAGGTTGCCTGGAATAAAGCCAGCACCAATACCTTGAATTTTATGTGGGCCTGGCTTAACTTCTTCGCCAGCAAGCGTTTGGCTAATTACAGGCGAATTAGTTGGCTCAACAGCAATTGACTTAACGTCTAGCCCTTTTTCGTTTTTAAGGTAGCGGCTAACACCGGTAATTGTGCCACCAGTACCAACACCAGCTACAAAAAAGTCAACTTTACCGTCAAGCGCATCAAAAATTTCTGGGCCTGTTGTTTCAAAGTGAATTTTAGGGTTTGCTGGGTTTTCGAATTGTTGTAATAAAATATATTTTTCTGGGTCTGTTGCTTGGATTTCTTTTGCTTTTTCGATTGCACCGTTCATACCTTTAGCGCCATCGGTAAGTACTAAGTTTGCGCCAAGTGCTTTTAACAGCTTGCGGCGTTCTAAGCTCATAGTGTTAGGCATTGTTAGCGTTAGTTTATAGCCACGAGCAGCAGCAACAAAAGCAAGCGCAATACCAGTATTGCCTGATGTAGGTTCAATTAGCTCTTTGCCTTCAACAAGCTGACCAGACTTTTCAGCTTCCCAAATCATTGATGCACCAATACGACATTTAATACTAAAGCTAGGGTTACGAGATTCAACTTTAGCGTATACATTGCCACCCGTTACACGATTAAGTTTTACCAGTGGTGTATTACCAATGCTTAGTGAGTTATCTTCAAAAATAGTAGACATAATGTTCCTTTGGATACAATCTGATCAATGTGCTAATAGCCTTTGCTATTAACTATATAAATACAC
The sequence above is drawn from the Pseudoalteromonas espejiana DSM 9414 genome and encodes:
- a CDS encoding acyl-CoA dehydrogenase, producing the protein MSVFIILLVVVVVIFAVKDIRLNLISRPTFKMFKKVLPPLSQTEREAMEAGDVWWDGELFSGNPDWQKLHNFPRPELSDKENDFMDNQVNTLLAMLDDYQIVQKDKDLPKEVWDYLKTEGFFALIIPEKFGGREFSAIANSTIVSKIATKSLTAAVTVMVPNSLGPGELLLHYGTKEQQDRWLPTLASGEDVPCFALTGPEAGSDAGSIPDSGVVCKGQHNGEEVIGLRLNWSKRYITLAPVATVLGLAFKMYDPDGLLGDEKELGITCALIPTDHEGVETGERHYPLNMAFMNGTTYGKDVFIPLDWIIGGQQGAGRGWRMLVECLSAGRGISLPALSTATGHLASKMTSAYAMVRQQFGVSIGQFEGVQEALARIGGLTYTLESARLMTAGAIDLKLSPSVVTAIAKYHMTEMGRTVMNDAMDIHSGKGIQVGPNNYLAHGYMGIPVSITVEGANILTRNLMIFGQGATRCHPFVLKEMEAAAMDDDDAALDQFDSLLMKHILFAASNAGMAFVHGLTRSCLAKAPVCGATAVYYKQLSRMSRGLAFTTDVAMLVLGGELKRKEMISARLGDVLSHLYLASTVLKRFEDEGRQQADLPFVKYAIENSLYEIGQAFDGFFKNFSNPVVNFLLKRIVFPLGNHYHKPSDETAQSICEHMTQPGVFRNRLTHLCYVDENAGTGVMENAFLAMHDMQAQFKDIKQWQRKGKVPATLDIEGAINYSLEQGFLEQADADAMHHTNKLRKQAIAVDNFQPGEL
- the cysK gene encoding cysteine synthase A, with amino-acid sequence MSTIFEDNSLSIGNTPLVKLNRVTGGNVYAKVESRNPSFSIKCRIGASMIWEAEKSGQLVEGKELIEPTSGNTGIALAFVAAARGYKLTLTMPNTMSLERRKLLKALGANLVLTDGAKGMNGAIEKAKEIQATDPEKYILLQQFENPANPKIHFETTGPEIFDALDGKVDFFVAGVGTGGTITGVSRYLKNEKGLDVKSIAVEPTNSPVISQTLAGEEVKPGPHKIQGIGAGFIPGNLDLSVIDGAEQVSNEDAIAMAHELMKKEGILVGISSGAAVVAAKRLAEKPENADKNIVVILPSATERYLSSPMFAEEFSEQELVQ
- a CDS encoding M2 family metallopeptidase, encoding MNTPRFKLSMSALIVASTLALSACEAEIAIDTTDSAQATKTITAKDANAFIAKTEKELSALYLESSRAEWIYANFITHDTSALSAEVNRKMTETVVRLANQAAQFDELELDYDARRKLNKLKLALTLPAPQDEDKTAQLSTIVAELGGLYGKGKYCKDDGSCLSLGDMTSKMATSRDYNELLDLWQGWRQISKPMRPLYEQQVTLTNEGAKELGYTDTGAMWRSKYDMPADDFTKELDRIWGQVKPLYNALHCHVRAKLGEKYGTDKVAQDEPIPAHLLGNMWAQAWGNIYDVVAPENADPGYDVTELLAKNNYDELKMVKGAETFFTSMGFEPLPETFYERSLFVKPKDRDVQCHASAWNIDSKDDLRIKMCIQRTGEEFSVIHHELGHNFYQRAYNKQPLFYQESANDGFHEAIGDTIALSVTPGYLKEIGLLEQVPDESKDIGLLMKMALDKVAFVPFSLMVDQWRWQVFSGQVKPQDYNKAWWELREKYQGVQAPIARSEDDFDPGAKYHVPGNTPYTRYFLAHILQFEFHRSLCEIAGNDKAIHRCSIYNSKEAGDKLNAMLEIGSSRPWQEALESITGKPQMDATAMLDYFAPLQRYLDEQNKGRNCGW